A genomic window from Paenibacillus sp. FSL K6-0276 includes:
- a CDS encoding GntR family transcriptional regulator, producing MDNQDQQKERKPLLYIQTANHVMEEIRKRKLQPHDVVPSEGEIAKLYGVSRMTAKLALQILEKKGIVYRHARRGTFLSADYQTNSEELVLEKVIEEKKPMRRIALVIPIMDDYIGRIIVSVEREAREVNCHLLIRMTADKVDESVCLQELYDDQVDGIILYPRGGTQCSEKVLELSLLNYPLVIIDRIFREVQIDCVYHDHYHGAYKITQYLIEKGHEEIGYISMAFDGVTSREDRYRGYLQAMLDHDLPVNSRNIYLNCTEDYMQQLSAPNTQLEMFLGNNSTLTAVVCVDDYIATSCLYTAISMQKLVPDQLSIIGFTDIQLVSLLPVPLTTARQATEKLGQAAVQRVVKRMDHSREGALTIKIDTTIVERSSVRSYGVI from the coding sequence ATGGACAATCAGGATCAGCAAAAAGAGCGGAAACCGCTATTATATATACAGACTGCAAATCATGTGATGGAAGAAATCCGGAAGAGGAAGCTTCAGCCACATGATGTCGTCCCATCTGAAGGGGAGATTGCCAAGTTGTACGGTGTCAGTCGTATGACGGCAAAGCTTGCTCTGCAAATCTTGGAGAAAAAAGGGATCGTTTATCGCCATGCCCGTCGCGGGACATTCTTATCTGCTGATTACCAGACGAATTCAGAGGAACTGGTGCTAGAGAAGGTAATCGAGGAGAAGAAACCGATGCGAAGGATTGCATTGGTAATTCCCATCATGGATGATTATATTGGGAGAATCATCGTTTCCGTCGAAAGGGAAGCGCGCGAGGTGAATTGTCATTTACTCATACGAATGACTGCGGATAAGGTAGATGAAAGTGTATGCTTGCAAGAGCTGTACGATGATCAAGTGGATGGTATTATTTTATATCCACGTGGGGGTACGCAGTGCAGTGAGAAAGTGTTGGAGCTTAGTCTACTTAACTACCCTCTAGTTATCATCGATCGTATCTTTCGCGAGGTGCAGATTGACTGTGTTTATCATGATCATTACCATGGGGCTTATAAGATCACCCAGTATTTGATTGAGAAAGGTCATGAGGAAATCGGATATATCTCGATGGCATTTGACGGTGTGACGAGCAGGGAAGATCGGTACAGAGGTTATCTTCAAGCCATGCTGGATCATGATCTGCCGGTCAACAGCCGTAATATTTACTTGAATTGCACCGAGGATTATATGCAGCAGTTGAGTGCTCCTAATACGCAGTTGGAAATGTTTCTAGGTAATAATTCGACGTTGACGGCAGTTGTATGTGTAGACGACTATATCGCTACATCGTGTCTGTACACGGCAATCTCAATGCAAAAATTGGTGCCGGATCAATTGTCCATCATAGGATTTACTGACATTCAATTGGTGAGCTTGTTGCCGGTTCCTTTAACTACTGCAAGACAAGCGACAGAGAAACTCGGACAAGCTGCCGTACAGCGAGTTGTTAAACGGATGGATCATTCACGTGAAGGGGCGCTAACGATTAAAATCGATACCACCATCGTCGAGCGGAGCTCCGTTCGATCCTACGGTGTTATTTGA
- a CDS encoding HAD family hydrolase produces the protein MEQKKIIVFLDSGDTLVDESTEIRDEDGIVLTADLIPGADVMIRTLHEKGYTLALVADGDTQSFKNVFNQHELHEYFTAMIISENIKAVKPSSRMFKAAIGALDLSEADFSRTVMVGNNLSRDMKGANALGITSIFQSWTTRYPHTPADESERPDYTISEPIELIELIDKLNEELQ, from the coding sequence ATGGAGCAGAAGAAGATCATTGTTTTTTTGGATAGTGGAGATACGCTAGTGGATGAATCCACAGAGATCAGAGACGAGGACGGAATCGTGCTAACAGCGGATCTTATACCGGGTGCGGATGTCATGATTAGAACTTTGCATGAGAAGGGCTATACATTGGCGCTGGTCGCTGACGGGGATACGCAATCATTCAAGAACGTATTTAATCAGCATGAGCTTCATGAGTATTTTACAGCTATGATTATCTCAGAGAATATTAAGGCGGTTAAGCCTAGCTCTCGAATGTTCAAAGCTGCTATTGGTGCCCTTGATTTATCTGAAGCGGACTTCTCACGCACTGTCATGGTAGGCAATAACTTAAGTCGAGATATGAAAGGAGCGAACGCGCTCGGCATTACGAGTATTTTTCAAAGCTGGACGACGCGTTATCCTCACACACCTGCTGATGAATCCGAACGACCAGACTATACGATCAGCGAACCGATTGAATTGATAGAACTAATCGATAAGCTCAACGAGGAGCTACAGTAA
- a CDS encoding DinB family protein, with the protein MAVKTNEQMLLEFKSFIPFVESLEEVPEKLWNEPIATGKWTVKDIICHLMLWDKYFYEGAIKKIVLKEPITTKHLDFNEFNANAIEYAKLLSKQTLIEQFVLYRTRILDAVSGLTDEECDQEYKDGDRKKFSVRKYLRSFIPHDKHHKKQIEQFLKYIQQG; encoded by the coding sequence ATGGCAGTAAAAACAAATGAGCAAATGCTACTCGAATTTAAGTCATTCATTCCATTCGTGGAATCATTAGAAGAGGTGCCAGAAAAACTATGGAATGAGCCCATAGCAACTGGTAAATGGACCGTGAAGGATATTATCTGTCACCTCATGCTGTGGGATAAGTATTTCTATGAAGGTGCTATAAAGAAGATTGTTTTGAAGGAACCGATAACAACGAAACATCTGGATTTTAACGAGTTTAATGCTAACGCTATTGAGTATGCCAAATTGTTATCCAAGCAAACATTGATTGAACAATTTGTGCTTTACAGAACTAGAATTTTAGATGCAGTCTCTGGATTAACGGATGAAGAATGCGATCAGGAATATAAGGATGGAGACCGCAAGAAGTTCAGTGTTCGCAAGTATTTGAGAAGTTTTATCCCACATGATAAGCATCATAAAAAACAAATTGAACAATTCCTAAAATACATACAGCAAGGTTGA
- a CDS encoding LCP family protein — MKNNQSTHPPASFTLSKIEKKKGKKKNKISKKMKIWYASLAIVLIAGLGSFIFRKELMIFGFDNVVAPTIEHTLNESYVPLEDTEEPGLQPTTENKDHPFSILLLGTDQRGKENGLSDSIIYTVIRPMDHKALLVSIPRDSFTEIIGAENIKGARTKTKINAAHSYGGPQMSVDTVKNILNAPIDYYATINFNGLVGVTDALGGVVLPITKVIENKNPVHEKLRIEPNKPIYSGKEALMYVRYREDSDFKRTERQRIFLKSALERMKRIDNILNIQNIIEIAGSNFKTNMKSDFILDLAKKVILEGGTPEITSHMLQGEGSHTDQWYYILDENDVKRTHDMIEVWLNPESTEADLTTASKDDAA; from the coding sequence ATGAAAAATAACCAAAGTACTCATCCACCTGCTTCATTTACTTTAAGTAAAATCGAGAAAAAGAAGGGAAAGAAGAAGAATAAAATCAGCAAGAAAATGAAGATCTGGTACGCTTCGCTTGCGATCGTACTTATTGCTGGGCTGGGATCTTTTATTTTCCGTAAAGAATTAATGATTTTTGGGTTTGATAATGTTGTAGCTCCAACTATTGAACACACCCTTAATGAGTCCTATGTGCCGTTAGAAGATACTGAAGAACCTGGATTACAACCAACGACGGAAAATAAAGACCATCCGTTTTCTATCCTTCTCCTAGGCACCGACCAGCGTGGCAAAGAGAACGGACTTTCTGACTCCATCATCTATACAGTTATTCGACCTATGGACCATAAGGCACTGCTCGTCTCGATTCCCCGTGATTCATTTACAGAAATTATTGGAGCGGAAAATATCAAAGGAGCAAGAACAAAAACCAAGATTAATGCGGCGCATTCCTACGGTGGTCCACAGATGAGTGTAGATACCGTTAAGAATATATTGAACGCGCCAATTGATTACTATGCTACTATAAATTTCAATGGGCTTGTGGGCGTTACGGATGCTCTAGGAGGCGTGGTGCTTCCAATCACCAAGGTGATAGAGAATAAGAATCCAGTTCATGAGAAACTAAGAATTGAGCCGAACAAACCGATCTATTCTGGTAAGGAAGCTTTAATGTATGTAAGATATCGAGAAGACTCTGATTTTAAGCGAACAGAACGGCAACGGATTTTTTTGAAATCAGCGCTTGAACGAATGAAAAGAATAGATAATATTCTTAATATACAGAACATTATCGAAATTGCTGGTAGTAACTTTAAAACCAATATGAAGTCGGACTTTATTCTAGATTTGGCTAAGAAAGTAATTCTTGAAGGGGGAACCCCTGAAATAACCAGCCATATGTTGCAAGGGGAGGGAAGCCATACGGATCAATGGTATTATATACTCGATGAAAATGATGTGAAGCGTACCCATGATATGATCGAAGTTTGGTTGAATCCGGAATCTACTGAGGCTGATCTCACAACAGCTTCTAAGGATGATGCAGCATAA
- a CDS encoding DNA-binding protein translates to MQVFEDWNLKVKKTFNATSNKEVLTVSEAGSLLGLSKDQMKIYVDKHKLTKVPIMRSVVRYLLLKSEIDMILNKI, encoded by the coding sequence ATGCAGGTGTTTGAAGACTGGAATTTAAAAGTGAAGAAGACCTTTAACGCTACAAGCAACAAGGAAGTATTGACGGTATCTGAAGCGGGTAGCTTGCTCGGTCTGTCTAAAGATCAAATGAAAATCTATGTAGATAAGCATAAGTTAACTAAAGTCCCGATCATGAGGAGTGTTGTCAGGTATCTTTTACTGAAAAGTGAAATCGATATGATTCTGAACAAAATCTAA
- a CDS encoding cold-shock protein: MQTGTVKWFNADKGFGFIEVEGGEDVFVHFSAITGDGFKSLDEGQRVEFNVVQGNRGQQAENVVKL; this comes from the coding sequence ATGCAAACAGGAACAGTGAAATGGTTTAACGCAGACAAAGGCTTTGGTTTTATCGAGGTTGAAGGTGGAGAAGACGTATTCGTACATTTCAGTGCAATCACTGGTGACGGGTTCAAGTCTCTGGATGAAGGACAACGTGTGGAATTTAACGTAGTTCAAGGCAACCGTGGTCAACAAGCCGAGAATGTTGTAAAACTCTAG
- a CDS encoding methyl-accepting chemotaxis protein, whose translation MALYRRLSLTVKFVLALSLVIIIIFFFSLVANLQNLRSVSISNGELQAEVAGRSYAESIQNSMINIESTAKAFTEVLLESREHQTLSREDVISTMKTMLENRPEIFGISILWEPNAFDQNDQANINKMPYDDDTGRFIPYAVRNQGSVTIEPLKNYDVEGAGDYYLLPKKEKKLIYMEPYSFERTGGAIDMISVMLPILDKTGTFLGTVGFDVSLTQLQEEAVNYKPLGGYVSLITGNGKYVANPDDPQSVLKDFGNTEEKAALWKRVKNGETVQGYTYNSKGEYVLRIFVPIPMPESDQVWYTQTAIPKATIMADYEQAKTKSFIIMIVGMLILGVVIGFLLWLMVVKPLRVLSEKLQLMAQGDLTQTLQVRNDDEFGKMASHFNQMTHKLREMFGLVADLSMSVGATSEELTANAEQTGKAAEQIAVSIGRVAEGAQLQNDYAGESSLAMSDLSVGVQRIADSSSTVSTSADEVTDQTKRGSAQLQMAVSQMTELKQSVDETSLAIERLGERSVQISGIIGLISNISKQTNLLALNAAIEASRVGEHGRGFAVVASEIRMLADQTKQAAEQVTALVEDVVQDTNQASQAMAVGNEQVRIGVQSVSESDLLFTSILAEMTQVTDQIQEVSAAAQQMTAGTEQITASVKQLAVLASEASADSQSVAAASEEQLASMEEISASTESLSSMVQDLLDKLSYFKI comes from the coding sequence ATGGCGTTGTATCGTAGGCTTTCTTTAACGGTTAAATTTGTTCTGGCATTAAGTTTGGTGATCATCATTATCTTTTTCTTTAGTTTGGTTGCAAATCTGCAAAATCTGCGTAGTGTGAGCATATCCAATGGTGAACTTCAGGCAGAGGTCGCGGGACGAAGTTATGCGGAATCTATTCAGAATAGTATGATAAACATTGAGTCAACAGCTAAGGCATTCACAGAAGTGTTGCTGGAATCAAGAGAACATCAGACCTTAAGTCGTGAAGATGTTATTTCTACAATGAAAACTATGCTTGAGAACAGACCAGAAATTTTTGGGATAAGCATATTATGGGAACCCAATGCTTTTGATCAAAACGATCAGGCTAATATAAATAAGATGCCGTATGATGATGATACGGGGCGTTTTATTCCTTATGCCGTTAGAAATCAAGGTTCAGTTACGATTGAACCTTTAAAGAATTACGATGTAGAAGGTGCGGGTGATTATTACCTTTTACCTAAAAAAGAGAAAAAACTGATCTACATGGAACCCTATTCCTTTGAGAGGACTGGTGGGGCTATAGATATGATTTCGGTCATGCTACCGATTTTGGATAAAACGGGTACTTTTCTTGGGACTGTGGGGTTCGATGTTTCGTTAACCCAATTGCAGGAAGAAGCCGTTAACTATAAACCTCTGGGAGGTTATGTTTCTCTAATCACTGGTAATGGTAAATATGTAGCTAATCCTGATGATCCACAAAGTGTACTCAAAGATTTTGGTAATACGGAAGAGAAAGCTGCGCTGTGGAAACGAGTGAAGAATGGGGAGACGGTGCAGGGGTATACCTATAATTCTAAGGGAGAATATGTACTGCGGATTTTTGTTCCGATTCCAATGCCTGAAAGCGATCAGGTATGGTATACGCAGACAGCGATTCCTAAAGCTACAATCATGGCTGACTACGAACAAGCCAAAACAAAATCTTTTATCATCATGATTGTTGGGATGTTGATTCTAGGAGTAGTTATAGGTTTTCTACTATGGTTGATGGTTGTTAAGCCACTTCGAGTGTTATCTGAAAAGCTGCAGCTTATGGCTCAAGGGGATTTAACCCAAACCTTGCAGGTTCGAAATGATGATGAATTCGGCAAGATGGCCTCGCATTTTAATCAGATGACGCATAAGCTTCGAGAAATGTTTGGACTTGTGGCTGATTTGTCGATGTCAGTGGGAGCTACTTCTGAAGAGTTGACAGCTAACGCTGAACAGACAGGGAAAGCTGCTGAACAGATTGCGGTGTCTATTGGACGAGTAGCCGAGGGAGCGCAGCTGCAGAATGATTATGCGGGAGAATCTTCTCTGGCCATGAGCGATCTTTCCGTTGGAGTGCAACGTATCGCCGACTCTTCATCAACGGTGTCTACTTCTGCAGATGAAGTAACCGATCAAACGAAGAGAGGCAGTGCGCAGCTGCAAATGGCGGTTAGTCAGATGACTGAACTTAAGCAATCTGTGGACGAGACCAGTCTGGCGATCGAACGATTAGGTGAAAGATCTGTCCAGATCAGTGGGATTATTGGTCTGATCTCGAACATTAGTAAACAGACTAATCTATTGGCATTAAACGCAGCTATTGAAGCGTCCAGAGTCGGTGAGCATGGTCGTGGATTTGCTGTAGTAGCTTCAGAAATACGCATGCTGGCGGATCAAACTAAACAAGCTGCCGAACAAGTTACTGCATTAGTCGAAGATGTGGTCCAAGATACTAATCAAGCCTCACAGGCTATGGCAGTTGGAAATGAGCAAGTACGTATTGGTGTACAGAGTGTGTCCGAAAGTGATCTGTTATTTACATCGATTCTTGCTGAAATGACACAGGTGACAGATCAAATTCAGGAAGTGTCTGCAGCCGCACAGCAGATGACCGCTGGTACGGAGCAAATTACAGCTAGTGTCAAACAATTAGCCGTACTTGCATCGGAAGCATCCGCTGATTCACAAAGTGTAGCAGCAGCCTCAGAGGAGCAGCTTGCTTCTATGGAAGAAATCTCAGCCTCGACGGAGTCCCTCAGTTCGATGGTGCAAGATTTGCTGGACAAATTGTCTTATTTTAAAATTTAA
- a CDS encoding CBS domain-containing protein, translating into MEISSFLLPKDQVAYITNSLSMLEALEQLEQHHYTAIPIIDNEGKYVGTLSEGDLLWKLKNTADLTFDNIGEVPVSDIQKHVHNESVLINAEMEDMLTLAADQNFVPVIDHEGVFVGIIRRKDIIEYYTRNITD; encoded by the coding sequence ATGGAAATATCCTCTTTTTTGTTGCCTAAAGATCAAGTTGCCTATATCACAAACTCACTATCCATGCTGGAAGCCTTAGAACAATTAGAGCAGCACCATTATACGGCTATTCCTATTATTGATAATGAAGGAAAATATGTAGGAACACTTTCGGAAGGCGATTTATTGTGGAAGTTGAAAAACACAGCAGATCTAACCTTTGACAATATAGGGGAAGTTCCAGTAAGCGATATCCAGAAGCATGTCCATAACGAAAGCGTTCTCATAAATGCCGAAATGGAGGATATGCTGACGCTCGCCGCTGATCAGAATTTCGTTCCTGTTATTGATCATGAGGGCGTATTTGTTGGAATCATTCGACGAAAAGATATCATTGAATATTATACTCGCAACATAACCGATTAA